A region of the Burkholderiales bacterium genome:
TGTGGCATGGTCCGTATTCTAGCCCCGGGCAGTCCGCCGACCGGAAAAAGAAAAGGCAGCCGAAGCTGCCTTTTCGTGGAGCGGCCGAAGGTGGTCAGGCAGCCTTGGATCTGCCGCCCGCGCGCGCGTATTTCTGCTTGAAACGCTCGACCCGGCCTGCAGTGTCGACGATCTTCTGCTTGCCGGTGTAGAACGGATGGCATACCGCACACACTTCGATATGCAGGTCACGCCCGTAGGTCGAGCGCGTCTTGAACGTGTTGCCGCAGGAACACGTCACGGTGATCTCCCGATACTCGGGATGAATGCCCGATTTCATCGCAGTCCTTTCTTGGCGGCGGATTGTGCGCCGGCCCCTGAGAGAAGGGCGGCATTATCCTCGCCGCTTCAGGCCTTTGCAAGCCGGATAGCCGCCGCGGTGAGGCGACAGGGCGAGCGAAGCGTGGTGCGCTCACACTTCAATCCTTGCTCCTCACTCCTTTCGCCTTACGGCTTTTCTCACCTCCCTGCCATCGAGTCGACGAACTGGCGCGCGGACTCGTTTGCGACGCAGTCGCCCGTTTGCGGGTAGCGCGCCGAGCGCAGTTCCTTCAGGGGGCTGAACGAAGCCTCAACGGTCAAATCTATCCCCGTCTCATGGAGTCAAAGAACTCCGCATTGTTCTTGGTGGCCCTAAGCTTGTCCACGAGGAATTCGGTTGCTTCCAGTTCATCCATCGGGTAAAGCAGCTTCCGTAGGATCCAGACCTTCTGCAGGATCTCCGGCTTCAGCAGTAGTTCCTCGCGCCGTGTGCCGGAGCGGTTGACGTTGATCGACGGGTAGATCCGCTTCTCGGCCATGCGCCGATCGAGGTGAATCTCCATGTTGCCGGTGCCCTTGAACTCCTCGTAGATCACGTCATCCATGCGCGAGCCGGTGTCGATCAAGGCGGTGGCGATGATAGTGAGGCTGCCGCCTTCCTCGATATTGCGCGCGGCACCGAAGAAGCGCTTCGGCCGCTGCAGGGCATTGGCATCCACGCCGCCGGTGAGCACCTTGCCGGAGGCCGGCACCACCGTGTTGTAGGCGCGCGCCAGACGCGTGATCGAATCGAGCAGGATGACCACGTGCTTCTTGTGCTCGACCAGGCGTTTGGCCTTCTCCAGCACCATCTCCGCCACTTGCACGTGGCGCGTGGCCGGCTCGTCGAACGTGGAGGACACTACCTCGCCGCGCACCGAGCGCTGCATTTCGGTCACTTCTTCCGGCCGCTCGTCGATCAGCAGCACGATCAGGTAAACCTCCGGGTAGTTCGCCGCGATGGAGTGCGCGATGTGTTGCAGCATCACCGTCTTGCCGCTCTTGGGGCTCGCCACCAGCAGGCCGCGCTGGCCGCGCCCGATGGGAGCGATGATGTCGATGATGCGTCCGGTGAGATTTTCGTCTGATTTGATGTCCCGCTCCATGATGAACTGTTCGGTGGGAAAGAGCGGGGTAAGGTTTTCGAAGAGGATCTTGTGCTTGGAATTCTCGGGTGGTTCCGCGTTGACCTTGTCGACCTTGACCAGAGCGAAGTAGCGTTCCCCGTCCTTTGGCGTCCGGATCTCTCCCTCGATGGTGTCTCCGGTGTGCAGGTTGAAGCGCCGGATCTGCGAGGGGCTGACGTAGATGTCGTCGGGCCCCGCCAGGTACGAGGTGTCCGGAGATCGCAGGAAGCCGAATCCGTCGGGCAGGACCTCGAGGGTTCCGCCGCCGAAAATGCTTTCGCCTTTCTTGGCCTGGTTCTTCAGCAGCGCAAAGATCAGGTCCTGCTTGCGCATGCGGTTGGCGTTTTCGATCTCGTTGGCGATCGCCATCTCGACAAGTTCGCCGACGTGGAGGTTTTTCAGTTCGGATAAATGCATACGGTGAGGGCCTTACGGACTGCGAATAGCCAGGAAAGAACAGAGAAAGGAAAGAGAGCGGGAAGGAATCTTGCCCGCCGCCGGCCGCTCGCTTCTCCTCGGACGCGACGATCAGCCTGACAACTGCGAGCAAGCCTAAACGAGGTTAGATGTTGCTGTCAATAAAGGCCGCAAGCTGGGATCTGGATAAGGCGCCGACCTTGGTCGCCTCGATGTTCCCGTTCTTGAACAGCATGAGGGTCGGAATGCCACGGATGCCGTACTTGGGCGGTGTGGACTGGTTCTCGTCGATGTTGAGCTTGGCCACTTTGAGCCGTCCCTCGTACTCCTTCGCGACCTCTTCGAGAATCGGCGCAATTATCTTGCAGGGCCCGCACCATTCGGCCCAGTAATCCACCAGTACGGGCACGGGGGACTGCAGCACTTCGGATTCGAATGTGTCGTCGGTCACGTGGTGTATGCGTTCACTCATCAATAGACGCCTCTAGAAAGAGCCGGGACTGCTTCTCCAAATCGGGAACTGATCCGCCCGGATGG
Encoded here:
- the rpmE gene encoding 50S ribosomal protein L31, which gives rise to MKSGIHPEYREITVTCSCGNTFKTRSTYGRDLHIEVCAVCHPFYTGKQKIVDTAGRVERFKQKYARAGGRSKAA
- the trxA gene encoding thioredoxin TrxA encodes the protein MSERIHHVTDDTFESEVLQSPVPVLVDYWAEWCGPCKIIAPILEEVAKEYEGRLKVAKLNIDENQSTPPKYGIRGIPTLMLFKNGNIEATKVGALSRSQLAAFIDSNI
- the rho gene encoding transcription termination factor Rho; this translates as MHLSELKNLHVGELVEMAIANEIENANRMRKQDLIFALLKNQAKKGESIFGGGTLEVLPDGFGFLRSPDTSYLAGPDDIYVSPSQIRRFNLHTGDTIEGEIRTPKDGERYFALVKVDKVNAEPPENSKHKILFENLTPLFPTEQFIMERDIKSDENLTGRIIDIIAPIGRGQRGLLVASPKSGKTVMLQHIAHSIAANYPEVYLIVLLIDERPEEVTEMQRSVRGEVVSSTFDEPATRHVQVAEMVLEKAKRLVEHKKHVVILLDSITRLARAYNTVVPASGKVLTGGVDANALQRPKRFFGAARNIEEGGSLTIIATALIDTGSRMDDVIYEEFKGTGNMEIHLDRRMAEKRIYPSINVNRSGTRREELLLKPEILQKVWILRKLLYPMDELEATEFLVDKLRATKNNAEFFDSMRRG